CCTTCTGCGTCGCGCAGTGGTGGTACTTCGGGGCAGCGGCGATGCTCATGCCCGACGGCGGAGCGAAGCAACTGTTCTCGAAGTACCACTGGACCATGTTCCAGTTGCCGACCGCGACGTCTCGCCAGTGCGAGACCGAGGTGCTCTCCTCCCGCGCCTCGACCTGTCTCCAGTACAACCACTCGGAGAAGGTGTCGTACTCCAGCACGTCGCCGGTCAGGATCTTGTAGAGCTTCTTGCAGGGGCCCTTGCAGAGCCGCCAGACGGCGACTTCCTCCAGAATGGCGCTCAGGCCCGCGACCATCGCGTGGATGGTGTCGAGAAGGTCGCCGATCCCGTCGGTCAGAACGTCCGTCATGAAGGTCGGGCTGAGCACGTGCGCCAGGCAGCGGTCGAACAGCGGACCGCCGCGCCCGTACAGGTTCTCGCAGAAGACTCCTTGCTTGTAGGCCAGCTGGGTCGGGTCGAAGCCGTCCTCGACGAGCTCGACGGTGTTGTCCGCGATGTCCTGCAGGCAGTCCAGGTTGTACCCCTCGGCCGTGAACTCGCCGGGAAGCAGCGGATTGCGGCACGTGCCCGTCGCCGCCGCTGCCTGGGCCACCAGCTCGTCGGTCATCAGCCGGTAGGCCGCGCCGAGGGCCCGGTCGTACTCCGCGGCCGCCTCGATGACGCTCTGGCCGGCTTCCTCGGCGAGCCGCCGGGCCTCGTTCGCGCTGTCGATGGCCTGGTTCGCGAACTTCTGCGCCTTGGACAGGGAGATGCGCGCCCAGGTCGCCGACTGGGCCGCGGACGCCGCGGACTTGTGCGCGGACGCGGCAGCGCTGATGGCCGTCCGCGCCGACGCCGCCGCCTGGTTCGCCGAGGCATGAGCCCGGCTCGCGGCCGCGGCGGCCGCCGTGGCGTGCGCACTCGCGTCCCGCGCCGCCTGCTCGGCGGCAGCGGCGTGCTCGGCAGCTTCCGCGGCCGCGCCGGCCGCCCGCGCCGCGGACTCCCACGCACGCATCGAGTTCTCCAGCGCGCGGGACGCCGCCTCTTCCGCCTGGGTCACCAAGGACGCGACGACCTCCTCGTGCGCCGCGGTGTCCTGGTCCCGTAACGCCGCCTGGTAGTGCCCCTGCTCGATGAACTTGGTCCGGAACGCGCGCGGCCCCTGCAACGCGATGTCGGCCGCGATCCGCAGCTCGCTGCCTTCCGGTGCGCGGGCCAGGACCTGGTTGACCTTGATCTCCTCGTCGGCTTCCCGGGCCGCGTGCTGACCGGTCTTGACGAACGCCCGCAGTGTGTTCGCGGAACCGTCGTCGAGCGCGTGCGTCGCCGCGTCGACGGTGTGCTGGTCGCCGTTCTTCCGTGCCGCCGCGAGGATCCGGTTGACGGCCAGCGTGTCCTCGTCGACGCGTTCGGGGTAGGTCACGTTCCTGAGGAAGGCGGAGACCTGGGCATCGGTCCCGCGTGCGGCGGTCTTGATCGCCGCCTGCATGGCCGGCGTTCCGGTACTGCCCAGCCCGGCCAGCGTCGTGCGATCGTCCATTCCCTCCGCCTCGGCCAGGCCGCCCCGCACGAAGGTCAGGATCTGCTCGTCGTCGCCGGCCAGGGCGTCGCGAGCCGCCTCGTTGGTCCAGGTCCCCGGCATACGGACCATGGCCAGTGCCACCTCGCGTCCCTTCGCCACCGCCACCTCCCGCGACGTGCCCGGGTCCGCGATCACCTCGAGCGCGGCGCTCACCGCCGGGGTGTGCCAGTCGGCTTGCGGCTGGTCGTACGACGGCACGTCGAGACCGTCCGTCTGGATGATGCGCGACGCCTCGCGAGCCGCTTCCAGCCCCTGCTCGTGCGCCACCTCCAGGCGTTCCCGGTCGGCCTCGCGCGCCGCGGTGTAGATCGCGCCCGCCTGTTCGGCAGCGGTCTGGGCAGCGGTGGCCGCGGCCTCTGCCGCCTGTGCGTGCTCCCTCGCCAGTGCTGCTGCGTTGGCTGCGTTCCCGGCGTGTTCCGCGGCGTCCTCGGCCGCCGTCGCTGCACGCGTAGCGTTGGCCGCGGCGGCCAGGGCCGCGTTCCGTGCCTTGATCGCTTCGGTCGCCGCGGTGTTGGCGTACGCGATCGCTGCCGCAGCGGCTCGCGAGGCTCGCAGGGACGCCGCCCTGGCCCGCTGTGCGGCCGCGTAGACCTTGGAAGCGTCGGCTCCCGCTCTTGTTGCCGCGGCAGCAGCCTCCTTGGCGGCCGTTTCGG
The Kribbella italica DNA segment above includes these coding regions:
- a CDS encoding ALF repeat-containing protein; translated protein: MAGRSKQAGSGIRTTVAWRSRRRRVRMAIAAVVIGALGASYLVSTGQPAAANEAASAEPRECVRAAVVAAWESGGPQVKAAARTALLGDEAAVCAFVNERWAELEDADRSILANQMHATGGPSTKAAVTQALDAEDPEVLRTFLESGWRDPWHADQEIRINQMVQTGGPQLRAAATRAIDAGSVDGLRQFLESGWEGPHHADLEVRVNQIHATGGALVKQGAQRALDAGNVQALTRFIEVDWGVAAARDHERNSLTDLLRAAKEAGAEAKAETLAAKEQADRAVAEADAARRAAITARDAANAAAGNQRDAEIAAGNAARAAQQAAAAAQQAVGAANEAAAAAREASRAAVRVALAASLAQTKAAEASKAAAAARLDKNAAGAARDAARAARVAAEGANTAGAAIQGAVDALNQVRAAANAASSAGANATAAETAAKEAAAAATRAGADASKVYAAAQRARAASLRASRAAAAAIAYANTAATEAIKARNAALAAAANATRAATAAEDAAEHAGNAANAAALAREHAQAAEAAATAAQTAAEQAGAIYTAAREADRERLEVAHEQGLEAAREASRIIQTDGLDVPSYDQPQADWHTPAVSAALEVIADPGTSREVAVAKGREVALAMVRMPGTWTNEAARDALAGDDEQILTFVRGGLAEAEGMDDRTTLAGLGSTGTPAMQAAIKTAARGTDAQVSAFLRNVTYPERVDEDTLAVNRILAAARKNGDQHTVDAATHALDDGSANTLRAFVKTGQHAAREADEEIKVNQVLARAPEGSELRIAADIALQGPRAFRTKFIEQGHYQAALRDQDTAAHEEVVASLVTQAEEAASRALENSMRAWESAARAAGAAAEAAEHAAAAEQAARDASAHATAAAAAASRAHASANQAAASARTAISAAASAHKSAASAAQSATWARISLSKAQKFANQAIDSANEARRLAEEAGQSVIEAAAEYDRALGAAYRLMTDELVAQAAAATGTCRNPLLPGEFTAEGYNLDCLQDIADNTVELVEDGFDPTQLAYKQGVFCENLYGRGGPLFDRCLAHVLSPTFMTDVLTDGIGDLLDTIHAMVAGLSAILEEVAVWRLCKGPCKKLYKILTGDVLEYDTFSEWLYWRQVEAREESTSVSHWRDVAVGNWNMVQWYFENSCFAPPSGMSIAAAPKYHHCATQKARSALSQAGWTPRVYDVGGGFTASLKIEHMVHIMIRHMWEYFGTEAKSTQTYFAPTDTIASVTGYLDRVVRQNAVGIRAYLNGTRSSSQFTLVIDGYTYVLGMRRDGSIGQFYRK